A single genomic interval of Bradyrhizobium japonicum USDA 6 harbors:
- a CDS encoding response regulator → MATILTVDDSPSIRQMIKVVLEPAGHNVIEAGDGAQGLAKAQAGKLDLVITDLNMPVMNGLELIRALRKLPSAVGMPIVFLTTESNDTVKQEAKSAGATGWITKPFKPEQLLAVVGKLVRA, encoded by the coding sequence ATGGCCACGATTCTCACGGTCGACGATTCCCCCAGCATCCGTCAGATGATCAAGGTCGTGCTTGAGCCGGCCGGTCACAACGTGATCGAGGCCGGCGACGGCGCGCAAGGGCTCGCCAAGGCGCAGGCCGGCAAGCTCGACCTCGTCATCACCGACCTCAACATGCCCGTCATGAACGGGCTGGAGCTGATCCGGGCGCTGCGCAAGCTGCCGAGCGCGGTCGGCATGCCCATCGTGTTCCTGACCACCGAATCCAACGACACGGTGAAGCAGGAAGCCAAGAGCGCCGGCGCCACCGGCTGGATCACCAAGCCGTTCAAGCCCGAGCAATTGCTCGCCGTCGTCGGCAAGCTGGTGCGTGCATGA
- a CDS encoding response regulator, producing the protein MLTQALLVDDSRSVLNFLKRHIEAEGLVEATTFLDPVEALACARERVFDLVLVDYEMPHMDGISFIRAFRALPGCADIPIAMITSRQTDDVKMEALQVGATDFLPKQPQSVEMTVRLRNLVRLGAAVRKQNDRAADLASAVAAATQKLGEREEEIILRLALAVEYRDNDTGEHTLRVARYSRIIAEQLGLPPRLCRDIYLAAPLHDVGKVAIPDHILLKPGRLTDDEMALIRTHATIGEKILADSSCELIQLGAQIAAGHHERWDGAGYPNGLQADEIPVAARVVAVADVFDALTTRRPYKEPMPLDVARNYLVENQGRQFDPACVEAFLSRWDEVVEIAAGQRATPYQKTEATLVPNIEAAVENRPAGDRLPEAVPAG; encoded by the coding sequence ATGCTGACCCAAGCGCTTCTCGTTGATGACAGCCGCTCTGTCCTCAATTTCCTGAAACGTCATATCGAAGCCGAAGGCCTGGTCGAGGCCACGACGTTCCTCGATCCCGTCGAGGCGCTGGCTTGCGCACGCGAGCGCGTCTTCGACCTCGTGCTGGTCGACTACGAGATGCCGCATATGGACGGCATCAGCTTCATCCGCGCCTTCCGCGCCCTGCCCGGCTGCGCCGACATCCCGATTGCGATGATCACGTCGCGACAGACCGATGACGTCAAGATGGAAGCGCTGCAGGTTGGTGCAACCGATTTCTTACCGAAACAGCCACAGAGCGTCGAGATGACGGTGCGGCTGCGCAATTTGGTGCGCCTTGGTGCAGCCGTGCGCAAGCAAAACGACCGTGCCGCCGATCTGGCGAGCGCGGTCGCGGCCGCGACCCAGAAACTCGGCGAGCGCGAGGAGGAGATCATCCTGCGGCTCGCGCTCGCGGTCGAATACCGCGACAACGACACCGGCGAGCACACGTTGCGGGTCGCCCGCTACAGCCGCATCATCGCCGAGCAGCTCGGCCTGCCGCCCCGGCTCTGCCGCGACATCTATCTGGCCGCGCCCCTGCACGACGTCGGCAAGGTCGCCATCCCCGACCATATCCTCCTCAAGCCCGGTAGGCTCACCGACGATGAGATGGCGTTGATCCGCACCCATGCCACGATCGGCGAAAAGATCCTGGCGGACTCCAGCTGCGAGCTGATCCAGCTCGGTGCGCAAATTGCCGCAGGCCATCACGAACGCTGGGACGGCGCGGGCTATCCGAACGGCCTTCAGGCAGACGAGATCCCGGTCGCCGCGCGCGTCGTCGCGGTCGCCGACGTCTTCGATGCCCTGACGACGCGTCGGCCATATAAAGAGCCGATGCCGCTCGACGTGGCGCGCAACTATCTGGTCGAGAACCAGGGCCGGCAGTTCGACCCGGCCTGCGTCGAGGCCTTCCTGTCGCGCTGGGACGAGGTCGTGGAGATCGCAGCCGGACAACGGGCGACGCCATATCAGAAGACCGAAGCTACGCTCGTTCCCAATATAGAGGCTGCCGTGGAGAACCGCCCGGCCGGGGACCGTTTGCCCGAGGCCGTTCCGGCCGGCTGA
- a CDS encoding STAS domain-containing protein — translation MPSDVTEPKWSLRLPADCSIAAIRSVYDLIREAFGRQDRLEIDCSSVDKADVTSIQLLLSTARTGEAQGRPVVLTSFSQSLRNTLRRAGFASDAMIDQHFPQKKDGT, via the coding sequence ATGCCGTCTGATGTCACTGAGCCGAAGTGGTCCCTACGGCTGCCTGCAGATTGCAGCATCGCTGCGATCCGCAGTGTCTATGACCTGATCCGCGAAGCTTTCGGCCGGCAGGACCGGCTCGAGATCGATTGTTCGAGCGTCGACAAGGCCGACGTAACCTCGATCCAGCTTCTGCTGTCGACCGCCAGGACGGGCGAGGCCCAGGGCCGCCCGGTGGTGCTCACATCATTCTCCCAGTCTCTGCGCAACACCCTTCGCCGCGCCGGCTTCGCCAGCGATGCGATGATCGATCAGCACTTCCCGCAAAAGAAAGATGGCACCTGA